GATAATAGCATTCAGCAGAATGATGGGAGTTTCGAAAGGGCTAAGTTCCATGAGTATAACACTTCTACTGAGAAGGGAAAGGCTGCTGTTCAAGTCATCCATATGGTGTACAATATCAAGCATGATGGGAGACGCATTTATCACGATATGATAACATGGCATTCTGTGACAGGAGTTCTTTGTCTCATCAACAAACAGCATAACTCATTGTCATACCTTCAAGTTTGTGAGGCAATCCCAAATGGTGTTACCTATTCTCAAAGGATCCTAAGTGCTCAGAATCTAGACGACGCAATCAGCatgttacggagtactaccaaagcacaaccgaggacggattgctgttatgacagtgtgtggtaaacaaaggtgggcattatgacgaacgacctgcgatacacctaagcaagcttagggactgtaaaactcactcgctgacgacgctccccacgggttagacagcggatgcgaggacctatgctataatgcaatatttggatcaaagaatttctaaaacaatgagtgggtgattaccttctacaaactagtcaatctgttgttcagtccagtgaacaatcccacaaaatgccatcgaatctttgatcttccacagctgccataatctcaacaggcaacctttctttcacatgtatatatactttcggaactataagttccttgcacgatacctatggtgagtataggatcttgttcaatcccaccatgtggttcgtggtacctcttttgtccccgcaatcgtatctcctatgtttcgatcgtatttcactgtaccttggtcttgtaaactgacaagtaaggactaaacacatgcgcccccggaaacatagcaatcgtacaaatgcaccctttattgtgagtccacgtggccacgaaataaggctgacaatatttctgtgcgcgcctccttaactccatgtgcatagttttgattcacacttgcgacatccatgttaggcgaatcatgtccatgagacatgtcgcaaggaggcataccgtaacactccccatcagcctgcttggtggtcttgaaagtcttcacctcacaatttgatgtatcaccttgccagaacaagaGTGGCTTAAGGACTGGCCATGCCTGTTGAAAACCCCAGTGCTTACTGAGCACATCTGCCACGTTTTCGGCTCCCaagattttctggaaatcaacaactcctgctgcaattgcctcaCGAACGCGATGATAAGACAATGCAttatgacgcttgtttaTGGGCAACTGAGGTTCTGTTGAGCTAGTAATCACtgactggttgtcaccaaacaagattgtctttcctgtCACTGGTACTCCAAGGTAACGGAGGGTAGTACGgatgtccatgatttgctcaactgcaatccgagctgcaacaaactcagacCCATAGGTGGCAGTCTCAACAGTAGCCTGACGCTTTGAGAACCATTCAAAGGGAGTTTTGTTGATAAGATGGAGGACTCCTGTCACAGAACGACCTGTTACCATGTCGTGGTATAGGTTTGCATCAACGTAGCTTGTTAGAgtgacatgctttccaagtGCCGTTGGTGCATCATGAGGAAGATAAGAAGTTCTTTGACATCCCCGTATACAGAAGTTGCCCAGCTATGACGCTTGTCCGGTAGTTCTGAGTAGTCGGGCTCATCAGTACGAACCCGAATAGcaccattcttcatcttcttgacGTAACCGTACATCCTCTTGAGTCGATcaagatgtccttcacggGGTGCCactcgaaatcttgacaTACTCATAACAGCAGTGGCTATATCAAATCAACCTAGTGTGATGAGCCATTGCAAGCTCCCAATGAGTGACTGGTACTGCTTTATCCCGTCTTCACTGAGTTCCGATGTAGCATCTAGTTCCGGATGGTCTCCTTTCTCTAGTGGGGACACATACATCTTGGGCTGTTCACCATACATCCTCTcatactgctccatcatacgTGCAATATATTTCTTTGGGTGGTATGAAAGAGTGCCGTCCTTGTCTCGCTCAAAAGTACATCCCAAGTGGTATTCAAGAGGACCAAcacctttgagcttgtacttgtgtcGCTCCTTGAGCTGATCAATGATATCTCCAGGACTGTGAGCTGCAACGGCGATGTCGTCAACCCAGACCGCAATGTACTCGTATACTCTACCATTGGCTCGTATCCAGACATCCGAGTCAGCCTTGCTTGCTGTGAACCCAAGGTCCCGAAGGGTGTCCGCAAATCTCTCATGCCATCGGAGTCCACTGCTCCTGAGACCATACagtgccttgttgataacaaGAATGTGTCCTTCTAGCTCAGCAAATTCCGGACCAGCTACAACAAagaccttttctttggtcttggcttccaggtatGCATTCCCTATGtctgctccccatagctttAGACTGTTGAGTTCAGCTAGGAATACAACAATACGCAAGCTTCGTAGCGAGACAACTCCAGAATACACACTTTCAAGAGGTACAGGAGTAAGATGTCCGCCAGCtaccatcctggccttgtgccTTCCATTGTGCTTGACATCATATACTGTATGGATTCTGATCTTCTTGAACCCTTCTGGTGCATTCGACACATGTTTACCGTGTATAACAGCTTTACCTCTGTCAATGAAGGTGTTATACTCATGGAGCTGAGTCCtttcaatgttttcagcCTCCTGCCATTTGCTATTTCTATTCAACTTATCAATAGCTACCGCCTCCTTGTGGTCACGAGGGATCTGGTACCCAAACTTGAAGACAGGTGAATGCCTAGTAGAATGGAGTCGAGCTTGGTTAACTAGCCGTTGAAACTTCTTTTCTCTAGTTGCGAGCCGTTTAAACTGTTTCCATCCTGGAGTATCTAGTAGaccttggcgtttagcataGGCAGCACAAGTAACAGGATCGTCGGCCCGTATGACATCAAGGGGTTCataggtagactccccagtttcccagttaCCAAGAACGTTGTATTTAGAGCCTTTGTAATTCTCATTGTTCGTAGATAGGGGGCCTTGgtgcgcgacgatgtccttaaaacgccattgtcgatcaGTATCATGcaattctttgtctagatcagtttcaagtttatctagaatttcgttgtaggcaagaatttcatcatactcgccatcattgatttcgactaAAAACGCACATCAGagggcttgtcgggatctaagattttccttgtgatacgtgcacgaaaacgctccccatcatcctgagtaTCGGTTAGGAACGTGCGTCCAATAAGGTCCTCAGGGGTGAAACCGGGTAGATCCTTTaaggcataggaatttttgttttcagttctacgcgacttgacAAAGTTGATAGGCTTAGAAttactctccccatcctgtgtcGTAAGGCGTAGGTTGATTTCTCCGGATTTCAATGCGGAACGCACACTAGAGCGGTATAAGatcttgttggtgtcgtctgTGAGGATTTTGTAAGTGAGAGCATCCCCAAcagattcagcaatgccaacaaagcgACCGCTCTTTTCGGTACCATCGGAAGGGAAAGATGGATCTTCGATACGGTAGTacaccggttcccaaaaatgaaactggaGAAGTACGCTGATATCAGGGGTGCTACCAAGAAGGATTTCGAGCGGTGTACGATCGTGCAAAGATTCATGGGACAAATGGTTGAAGACATAGCAGATGTAGGCAATGCACAAGAGCCAAGTGGAATCAGGAGCACCGGTTTTGTTAAGAACGCTATTGGTATTAGCTTCAATAGTAGCAATACGGCGTTcggcaaaattttgatgttgatgatgaggttcactttgccattggtcAATGTTGTAGGCTCGTGTAATATCAGCAACCTTCTTACTGATTTCGACTTGGGCTCGATCACTCAGAAGTTTATCCATAGCTCCACGATGGCGAATATTGTCTTCAAGGGCATTGACGAACTCCTTGTCTGTTTTCATGGGATAAATATCGGTGACTAAGGAACGTCTCCCCACAAACAGTTGTGCAAACTTGGCtccgttgtcaacagcaGGTGTGTCTGACCAGATAGTATCCGTTGCAACAGCCTCGTTGCGCCGATGCACATTTAGAGCCGGGAATCGCGATTTGAAGTGCTTTCGTAGCGGTGCATTGTAGACTTCGCGAGCGTACTGTGTCGTAGCCATGATGGTTTTTCGGACAGTGTCACCGGATACCCATCCCAAGCAGGGACGTAATGCTTCATAATCCCGTTCATTGCGTTTGACATTGTGCTTACGACACTGGATAATGCAATCAATAGCGTCCTCACGATCGAGATCATAGTACGCTATATGGCGGTGGAGGTATTGGCCTGTGTTGTCAAATCGTGGTTCAACATAGGCATTGCCCGGAAGATCTTGCATTGCATCGTACCAGTCGTTCACCATGTCAACTTCATTGTCTAGAATAGAAGGGTCCCAGTCAATATCGGAAGTCAACACAACATGCGGAAGAGATTCGAACTCGCTATCGGTAGGCTGTCGCATATCCATATACGGGAGGCCTTGTCGAACATGAAGAGGAATGATATAATCATCCAAGGTAACAATCCGCTGTTGTCCTCCAACATTGCGAGACCGGTCTTCGACTGTGTTTCGGTAATGCTCAAGTTGGGCACTGGAGTGGATGGTCTTTCCCTTGCCAAGATAGGCGTATTGGTGCATAATCACAATGATAGGGCCTTTGTGAGACTCGACAAACCCAGCGGCAGTGACAATATCCAAATCTGACAGGGTATGCTCGTTGATACCCGTTATACTAGCAGACCGTCCTGTCTTGTTCACAACTTTGACATCACAGCCAGCAAGTCCACCGTTGGCACCTCGATCGACTAGAGCAGCAGTTTTGTTCTCAACGGAATGACGAGAGACTTGATATTCCAGAACGTTGAGTTGAACAGACTGTTGTCGATTGTCCGATGACTGGGTACAATTGATTGGTGTACGGCGGGATGCAGCAAGGACTTTTTGGATATCGCCGTCTCCCATGTGACTCACACGGTCAGTCAAGTGTGCAAGGAGCTCCGTCGTTTGATCACAGTCATGGAATGCTTCAGCTTGCTGGTTGTCTGGTTCGCTACGGTTGAACTCGCCATTATCGTTCGATATCTTGGCGTGGGTATTCGCTTCCAACGCACGTTGCGAGACATCGCCGGATCGAGTAGGGCCTTTGTCGGGTGCGGACAGGCCTtggagaatggctttggcatcATCTGAAAGCTGATTCCACATCTCGCGAGGGATATACGGACGCTCTCGATTGGTTGCCGGATCGCGATTACGGTGGCCAGATGGACTGACTTTGCGGTTGTGAGTATTGGCCTCATAGATCACTGCAGGAGAGAGATCAATATCATAGTCAATTCCATTGTCTTCGGTGAAGTCCGGTTGATCATACGAGAGGTCGGTCAGAAAGGCGCTACGCTTGCTCTTGACACtacgagaattggaaaggttgttcccTTTATCGTATAGAGAAGCAGATGCAAGCAATAGACTCAGGTAACCTTCGTAGTTGAGGGGAGTGCCTCCTTTAGCTAAGTCTAAAGTAGCGGTGATCTTGACCTGGCGGAGTTCAGGGATGTCGTGTACAGCGTTTTCAAGCAAACTGAGGCAAAGCTGTTTAGGCAACTGCTCTGCCATAGGAACCATATCATTGTAGATGCGAAGATGGTTCTTCCAGTGAAGGATGAACCCTTCCGCCGTTCCTGTCCAGGATGTGCCATATTTTGCCGTAGTGAGGTAGGCCAAAGTGTTGGAGGACCCAATCTTGGCACTGGCAGACTCTGTGTAGTGCTTGACAAccttacggaaaacttcttgAGCATTGAAGTCAAAACTATGTTCGCGAACAAGGTTTTTCCCCATATCTGTCTGAAGTGTATGTTCCAAAGCAGAGTACACAAATTTCTTCTGTTGCTCAAAGAGAGACTTCTCTGAGGGGTCCGTCGGTGCATAGGATGGGTCAAGTACCTTTTCGACGTTATGGGATACCGCGGTGACCACGAAAGACCGGTAGAAATTGTCCCAGTATCGGTCGTCCTTAAGGATAGGATAGTGGGTCTTGTCACGCTTGACTCCTCGCTTGAATTCGTCGACTGCCGATCGAGCTTTCGTGGACGTACTTAACTGGTTGTTCAGAGAAGGACTGATGGTGGCCGGAACATTAGAGACTTGTCCGAGTGCTGAGCGTCGGTATAAAATGAAATCTCCACTAGTCAATGCAACAAGCTCcgaattttccaaaggacttcccttttgccgttcaagTGATGCCTGCCAACGCAGGAAATGACGAAGGATCTGTCGGTGCGCCATGAGCAATGGGGTCCACTGAGGGTCTTCATGGGTGTCAGGACTCGCTGGAGGCACATATCCAAGGGCATCTAGTTTGTTCTCAAAAATACTGAGGAGATCATCAACAGAATTATAcccttgttgttcgaaaCTAAGTCGGATTGGGTGCCCTTGAGGAAGTGAAAATACattatccaaaaaatgcgagTAAGCAGCTCCGCTAGTCATTTGCCTGGTGGCCGGTACCATGGTGGGCTGGATAGCCGAATCAATAAAAGGTTTCTTGGGGTTCTCAAAAGAAAATATCTAATTatgggttcgggtccttcgctgttttgttatagcggacttcgttaaatgaccctacaccagtgaacgaagctagcactggtacactcacttctacctccgtaggcagtgtcctcggggactgacgagggtttgattagcccccccgtactactttacgccgggtagtaagtccgtcccaaccggaatcagggttcaagtccttgagcctattggtatttctacctcactcAACCAGAGtaacccgtagtcacgaaacaacttgtcgacgaaccctaaagactccaaggggttCTCGACACCagtgattccgaggaagtagggaggccacgaaaacttattgacaaaccctgaagcagtactagtgggttctcaataccagttaccgtgaggaagtagggtagcagcttccaaccaatgcgttacacaagccgataaataccccacttaaggtggcacctctgatacttgatgtaacaaacaaaagatgtcggCAGTTAGTGAGCAAACAATGTACGCCAAGTACGAAGTTcggaaaccgtcttgagcgaagacctcaagatgtgtttaccacaaacaactgtgcaatgggcagcagtggtttgacgtgctgtcaagactgttaatctgttagggagtactaccaaagcacaaccgaggacggatcgctgttatgacagtgtgtggtaaacaaaggtgggcgttatgacgaacgacctgcgatacacctaagcaagcttagggactgtaaaactcactcgctgacgacgctccccacgggttagacagcggatgcgaggacctatgctataatgcaatatttggatcaaagaatttctaaaacaatgagtgggtgattaccttctacaaactagtcaatctgttgttcagtccagtgaacaatcccacaaaatgccatcgaatctttgatcttccacagctgccataatctcaacaggcaacctttctttcacatgtatatatactttcggaactataagttccttgcacgatacctatggtgagtataggatcttgttcaatcccaccatgtggttcgtggtacctcttttgtccccgcaatcgtatctcctatgtttcgatcgtatttcactgtaccttggtcttgtaaactgacaagtaaggactaaacacatgcgcccccggaaacatagcaatcgtacaaatgcaccctttattgtgagtccacgtggccacgaaataaggctgacaatatttctgtgcgcgcctccttaactccatgtgcatagttttgattcacacttgcgacatccatgttaggcgaatcatgtccatgagacatgtcgcaaggaggcataccgtaacacaGCAAGTGTTGGAGTTTTGTAGGAATGTGGCTAATTGTCAACCTACTCCTGTTTTGGCAAGGGAacaaatcaaattgtgaggTGAAGACTTCTAATGTATCAAGACAGGCCAATGGGGAGTGTCAtggtacactaccttgcaACGTGTCCCTTGGATGTATGCCACttagtatggaaaacgcaagtgtgagccaatccgatgggcGCGGCGTTTACTTGtcacgtgtggagtttgtgtcggccatattgcgcaaattcacCATATTCGCGTTACATACAAAAGTCATTTGTGTCCTGGAGTCATcaatacaggatacatacacatggcagttaggaaaagacacaaaaccagtctcacaaatcacatgacaagtaaggagcaagattcattactcaccatgggattctatatgggatttatatttacaggttttatgcacatgtgggaagattcaagattagctatgtttttggtaagactgttcactggattgaacagactttggaagattgactagtttatagaatgtaatcttcttctcattgttttagaaattctttgatccaaatattgcgtaataggataggtcctcgtatccactgtctaacccgtggggagcgtcgtcagcaaatgagtttaacagtccctaggtttgcttaggtgtattgcaggtcgtttgtCATAAtgcccaacctgtgtttaccacgcactgtcaaacagcgttACTGTCCTACatacgtacattggttgtactacgtgAGAGCAACACCTGTAATCAAAAGGATAAAAAGAATTGCTGCAAACTGACTCTTTAGTAGAACTAGAATTTTATTACTGTAAATCAGATATTAAGTTGTCTTCCATTATTTTTGGCATTTTGGTGGCCCAGCCTACCCCTCGTAGATCTACATATCTCAATTGGGGGCTTCACCAGCCACACTTGAACCTTCCTGGGGTTCACCATGACTGAAATTCCAGGTTGGGTCTTGGATGACGTCACTTCGCCCGCTGCACCTCAGCCAAATGACACCTTTCATTAAATATGACGAGGTCAAAAGACGTGAgttggggatagcgctcctGTCActtccatggcacgttagTATTTTTGACACAGAGTCACTCACCGCTCCCTCTCACAGTCGATGCGTTAGACTGAAACTGACGGACCAAcaaggaagaaattttgaaatgaccacatgacagtgaatcgcTAAGAATACGCGACGCGAGATGATATGTCACCAAAAGTTGGGGAAATGAATCGCCATTTCTCGAATTATTTCATTGTCTATTTTGCAGGAGCTGCTGTTATTCTGCTGTCGTTCTTGTCGATTCATGCATCCCAAAAAGCTCTGAGGCAGACGGATTGGGACGAAATCGGTTTCGTCGGGAGGCTTGGAACGGAGTCTTCGCTTATTTCTCTTAACCGAATCAACAGTTCTTTGGCAGCCTACGGGGCTCCATCGTCTTGCCTTATCTTCAACTCGCAAGAATGGCTCGAGGGTCCTCGACACGGAAATGCATTCGATCGGAGTGGAACAAAAGACGAGCGTCTTGGAATCTCTTGGAAGAATTTTGGCCCAAACTATAGCACATGAAAATTCTTTTTTTCTTGACCTTGCCGTAACCAATACCACATCGTTTGACAAAAAGCTGATAAGAGTATGGGCGATCCGTTTAATTTATTTATCGATCCACttattgatgagctctacaaacgcaagaacgcgaatgatggaaatcgatgaactaataagaattATGAGTCAATTGAGAATCGCTATTTGGTTTGTATGGCTCGGAGACACTCTCAATGACTGGtttgaatggcaatgacatgtttgaaatgtcagcgggaagactagaaTGCCCGGTTGGCGTTCTTGTCTTGTAAGTACTTGTGATTTGAATCGGGATACTATCAGTAGAGCCGTAACTGATAGGGTAACTGTCATCAGTACCGTAACTGATAGGGATAGGATGATTGGGCTCGATCTTCAtatcaacacaccctcgtttcaaacttgaATTTGACTCAGGCAAACTTGGCTTGGAGGCAGGTTTGTGCAAATCCAACAAATAACGAGATCTCATGAGTCGATGATGAGAAGGGGAGTGATGTTTCGTGAAATAATCTGCAAGATTATCAACTCCTTTTCGCCAATGAACATTGAATTGGCCTTGCTTGACTCGGTCTTTAATCCAATAAAATCGCATGTCAATAGCTTTTGATTGTCTTTGTTTGACGGTCTCATTTACTATGCCGGAAGCGCATTCGTTGTCGGTTTGGATAGGAGTGGCCAGCTGAGGATGGCCCATGGCTTCTAGAGTAGTACGTAATTCAATAGCGTCTTTGGCATTGTAAAACAGTGCACCAAGTTCAGCTTCGGTGGCGGAGGAAAGAACAGATTTCATGATAGAACAGTGAACATGAATAGCACCGTTGAAAATCGGTGGCTCCGAATTCGGTTTAGGGTCCTTGATGGGTTTGGAACTTAGAAAGAAAATTCCGCCAGATCGGGACCGGGCCTTGGTTTCTGACAAATAAGAAGCATCGCTGTGAACGTGTAAGAACATATCGCTAGCATTGAATCGTACCGTTGCATCCGGATGCGTTGCGCAATAATTGAGCAATTGGGTAATTGCTTGTGCAGTCGCTTCGGTACCTTGTGTCTGCGCGGACGCGAGGGTGCCAAGGGCCACAAGCATAGTTGAATCCACGGCGCGAGCGTAGTACAAAAGAGTCCCTATGATTTCTTGAAGGCGAGTGATGCCGGCTTTGTCCAGCGGGGGAGAAACAACGGTTTCGCTGGTGAGTTGAATCTTGGCGCCGTACGATGGCGGTTCCCAAGCGTGCGGCGAATGTTGCGGTCGAGTCGGTTCCGTGTGTTGAAATTGCTGGAGAGCTTTTTCAATGTATCCCGGCATGGCCATGTCAACGTGTCGTGCATTGTAATCCCAGGTGAAAGTGAGACCGCAGTACAAGGAACCGGTCCAG
This is a stretch of genomic DNA from Phaeodactylum tricornutum CCAP 1055/1 chromosome 24, whole genome shotgun sequence. It encodes these proteins:
- a CDS encoding predicted protein, with protein sequence MVPATRQMTSGAAYSHFLDNVFSLPQGHPIRLSFEQQGYNSVDDLLSIFENKLDALGYVPPASPDTHEDPQWTPLLMAHRQILRHFLRWQASLERQKGSPLENSELVALTSGDFILYRRSALGQVSNVPATISPSLNNQLSTSTKARSAVDEFKRGVKRDKTHYPILKDDRYWDNFYRSFVVTAVSHNVEKVLDPSYAPTDPSEKSLFEQQKKFVYSALEHTLQTDMGKNLVREHSFDFNAQEVFRKVVKHYTESASAKIGSSNTLAYLTTAKYGTSWTGTAEGFILHWKNHLRIYNDMVPMAEQLPKQLCLSLLENAVHDIPELRQVKITATLDLAKGGTPLNYEGYLSLLLASASLYDKGNNLSNSRSVKSKRSAFLTDLSYDQPDFTEDNGIDYDIDLSPAVIYEANTHNRKVSPSGHRNRDPATNRERPYIPREMWNQLSDDAKAILQGLSAPDKGPTRSGDVSQRALEANTHAKISNDNGEFNRSEPDNQQAEAFHDCDQTTELLAHLTDRVSHMGDGDIQKVLAASRRTPINCTQSSDNRQQSVQLNVLEYQVSRHSVENKTAALVDRGANGGLAGCDVKVVNKTGRSASITGINEHTLSDLDIVTAAGFVESHKGPIIVIMHQYAYLGKGKTIHSSAQLEHYRNTVEDRSRNVGGQQRIVTLDDYIIPLHVRQGLPYMDMRQPTDSEFESLPHVVLTSDIDWDPSILDNEVDMVNDWYDAMQDLPGNAYVEPRFDNTGQYLHRHIAYYDLDREDAIDCIIQCRKHNVKRNERDYEALRPCLGWVSGDTVRKTIMATTQYAREVYNAPLRKHFKSRFPALNVHRRNEAVATDTIWSDTPAVDNGAKFAQLFVGRRSLVTDIYPMKTDKEFVNALEDNIRHRGAMDKLLSDRAQVEISKKVADITRAYNIDQWQSEPHHQHQNFAERRIATIEANTNSVLNKTGAPDSTWLLCIAYICYVFNHLSHESLHDRTPLEILLGSTPDISVLLQFHFWEPVYYRIEDPSFPSDGTEKSGRFVGIAESVGDALTYKILTDDTNKILYRSSVRSALKSGEINLRLTTQDGESNSKPINFVKSRRTENKNSYALKDLPGFTPEDLIGRTFLTDTQDDGERFRARITRKILDPDKPSDVRF